Proteins co-encoded in one Halorussus vallis genomic window:
- a CDS encoding DUF1684 domain-containing protein — protein MTEAEQDDFDPEQWRAELEGHREQKDEFLADHPQSPLPPEEREGFAGLEYFDPDPDYRVRAEVEVHDDPEPVEMDVSAGRPQRYLRVATLHFDLDGEAYELAGYRQEEQEGLFVPFRDKTTGQQSYQDGRYMEFETEADLEDGAEMVLDFNLAYSPFCAFSEVFSCPLPPEENWLETEILAGEKAP, from the coding sequence ATGACCGAAGCCGAGCAGGACGACTTCGATCCCGAGCAGTGGCGCGCCGAACTCGAAGGCCACCGCGAGCAGAAGGACGAGTTCCTGGCCGACCATCCACAGTCGCCGCTCCCGCCCGAGGAGCGCGAGGGCTTCGCGGGCCTCGAGTACTTCGACCCGGACCCCGACTACCGCGTTCGCGCCGAGGTCGAGGTCCACGACGACCCCGAACCGGTCGAGATGGACGTGAGCGCCGGTCGCCCCCAGCGGTACCTCCGGGTGGCGACCTTGCACTTCGACCTCGACGGCGAGGCGTACGAACTCGCGGGGTACCGTCAGGAGGAACAGGAGGGCCTGTTCGTCCCCTTCCGCGACAAGACCACGGGCCAGCAGAGCTACCAGGACGGCCGGTATATGGAGTTCGAAACCGAGGCCGACCTCGAAGACGGTGCGGAGATGGTGCTGGACTTCAACCTGGCGTACTCGCCGTTCTGCGCGTTCAGCGAGGTGTTCTCCTGTCCTCTGCCGCCCGAGGAGAACTGGCTGGAAACCGAGATTCTCGCGGGCGAGAAGGCTCCGTAG
- a CDS encoding peroxidase-related enzyme (This protein belongs to a clade of uncharacterized proteins related to peroxidases such as the alkylhydroperoxidase AhpD.), translating into MADEPMTRFPVPDLESLPEDLRDRIEEETERAGFTPNVFSAFGYKPSHFRPFFQYHDALVEDTPLDREEVEMIVVTVSGVNDCLYCVVAHGALCRFYSERPKLADQLATNHRAADLSARRRAMLDFAVKLTEEPRRVTGDDLDALREAGLSDEEIWDVGSVTAFFNLSNRMATMADMRPNDEFYGFAREMDE; encoded by the coding sequence ATGGCCGACGAGCCGATGACCCGTTTTCCCGTTCCCGACCTCGAATCGCTCCCGGAGGACCTCCGCGACCGAATCGAGGAAGAAACCGAGCGCGCCGGCTTCACGCCGAACGTCTTCAGCGCGTTCGGCTACAAGCCCAGCCACTTCCGGCCGTTCTTCCAGTACCACGACGCCTTAGTGGAGGACACGCCGCTCGACCGCGAGGAAGTCGAGATGATCGTGGTGACGGTCAGCGGGGTCAACGACTGCCTCTACTGCGTGGTCGCCCACGGCGCGCTCTGCCGATTCTACAGCGAGCGTCCGAAGTTGGCCGACCAACTCGCGACGAACCACCGCGCCGCCGACCTCTCGGCGCGCCGCCGGGCGATGCTCGACTTCGCCGTGAAACTCACCGAGGAACCGAGGCGCGTGACGGGCGACGACCTCGACGCGCTCCGGGAGGCGGGCCTGTCCGACGAGGAGATCTGGGACGTGGGGAGCGTCACCGCCTTCTTCAACCTGAGCAACCGGATGGCGACGATGGCCGACATGCGCCCGAACGACGAGTTCTACGGGTTCGCACGCGAGATGGACGAGTAG
- a CDS encoding DUF7501 family protein, with protein MSATATWNDPNHCPFCGTELADPGAGFVDHIDASDECESGFETWRSNVAGDIRGGWSG; from the coding sequence ATGAGCGCAACAGCGACTTGGAACGACCCGAACCACTGCCCGTTCTGCGGGACCGAACTCGCCGACCCCGGCGCGGGGTTCGTCGACCACATCGACGCGAGCGACGAGTGCGAGTCCGGTTTCGAGACGTGGCGGAGCAACGTCGCGGGCGACATCCGCGGCGGCTGGAGCGGGTAG
- a CDS encoding class I SAM-dependent methyltransferase, which yields MSVREEFDEWAADGRDRGMEDRHWHTAKYVLARMPVEEGETVLDLGTGSGYAVRALRDTQRAGRAYGLDGSPEMARNARGYTDDPQVGFLVGDFDYLPFADDSVDHVFTMEAFYYANDPEHVLEEVRRILRPGGTFFCAVNYYEENVHSHEWQEFIDVEMTRWSAEEYREAFRNAGLYVAEQDNVPDRETEIPDASEFPTDDWDSREEMVERYREFGTLLTVGVAP from the coding sequence ATGAGCGTACGCGAGGAGTTCGACGAGTGGGCGGCCGACGGCCGCGACAGGGGGATGGAAGACCGACACTGGCACACCGCCAAGTACGTGCTGGCGCGCATGCCCGTCGAGGAGGGCGAAACCGTGCTCGACCTCGGCACCGGAAGCGGCTACGCGGTCCGGGCGCTCCGGGACACCCAGCGCGCCGGACGGGCTTACGGCCTCGACGGGTCGCCCGAGATGGCCAGGAACGCCCGCGGATACACCGACGACCCGCAGGTCGGCTTCCTCGTGGGCGACTTCGACTACCTCCCGTTCGCCGACGATAGCGTCGACCACGTCTTCACGATGGAGGCGTTCTACTACGCCAACGACCCCGAGCACGTGCTCGAAGAAGTACGCAGAATCCTCCGGCCCGGCGGTACCTTCTTCTGCGCCGTGAACTACTACGAGGAGAACGTCCACTCCCACGAGTGGCAGGAGTTCATCGACGTGGAGATGACCCGCTGGTCGGCCGAGGAGTACCGGGAGGCCTTCCGGAACGCTGGGCTGTACGTCGCCGAGCAGGACAACGTCCCCGACCGCGAAACCGAGATTCCCGACGCGAGCGAGTTCCCGACCGACGACTGGGACTCCCGAGAGGAGATGGTCGAACGCTATCGGGAGTTCGGCACGCTGCTGACGGTCGGCGTCGCACCCTGA